Genomic window (Chloroflexota bacterium):
ATCTTCGTGGACCTGCGTACCTGGGATCAACCCGGTTACGCTGAGGCCGAACCCGCCGAAGTCATCGAGCTAATGGCACCCGAGATTGCCCGGGCCCAGGCAGTCGGGATCACGACGATCGTCGAATGCAGCACGGTGGGCGTGGGCCGGCGCGCCGATATCGACAGGGTCGTATCGGAGGCAACAGGTCTGCCAATCGTCGTCCCCACTGGCGTTTACCGGGAACCCTGGATTCCCAACTGGGTTCACGCCGCCTCTGAAGAAAAACTGCGGGATTGGATGATCGAAGAGCTACAGGGGGAGATCCAGAACAGCGGTGTACAGGCGGCTTGGATCAAGATCAGCGCTGGTGATGATGGCTTAACCGATTGCGAAACCAAGGTCCTGCGGGCCGCGGCCGCGGCGGGGATGGCGACCAATGCCGTCATCGGCAGCCACACCATCCGCGGGCGGGTAGTGCGCGAACAACTGGATATCATCGAACAGGCAGGCTACCGG
Coding sequences:
- a CDS encoding esterase — protein: MSKLITTLGPRNASELGMILPHEHIFVDLRTWDQPGYAEAEPAEVIELMAPEIARAQAVGITTIVECSTVGVGRRADIDRVVSEATGLPIVVPTGVYREPWIPNWVHAASEEKLRDWMIEELQGEIQNSGVQAAWIKISAGDDGLTDCETKVLRAAAAAGMATNAVIGSHTIRGRVVREQLDIIEQAGYRPDRFIWIHTQAEPDFDLHLEMGRRGCWLEYDAIGSEHFGDQDCVRLVQQISDAGLADQLLLSHDRGWYDPALPGGGTPLPYTYLNIELFPQLLQAGISESELNQLTQLNPFQAFAR